One Vicia villosa cultivar HV-30 ecotype Madison, WI linkage group LG5, Vvil1.0, whole genome shotgun sequence genomic window, GGTCTGTCCACCATACCCAGATTGTTTGCGATCATAACGCCTCTTTCCTTGAGCAGCAATGCTATCTTTACCCTTTTTGTATTGGGTAACTTTGTGCAAGGTGTGCTTCTTGCACTCCTTGTTTTTGCAGTAGGTTTTCTTTGTCTTTGGAACGTTCAcctgcagcaacaacaacaacagaaatCGAATTAATTCTGATATAACGTAAGTTTCATGAATGAATTTGTTGATAGAAGAGGTGAATACCATTGTTGCGCTGTGGTTTGAGATCGGCTGAACAAACGAAAGGGGAAGAAGAAAGCAGAGTCTGTTTTATATGACtgtgaattagggttttatgtTCCGGGTTTTTTTTGGGCTTCTTTTGTGTCATAAAAGGAGTTATTGGGTTTGTTTGATTGATTTGTGGcccaaattaattttttattttttatttttaaaaacatattaaatcaattgtattttaatataaaaactcATACACAttacaaattattatttttgttaaagaaataacttaaattaatgttttttaatgATGTCAGTATACAATTAATAACGAATATAATACGATAAATGTTACTTTTACTCGTTTTTCTTAAAAGTCATTGAAATACTATtgaaatgtaaaaataaataaaaaacacaaaacaaatatttgcattattattaaaattaatgctttttaatatatttaaaaaataaaataattataatgtaCGAATTATAAAAAATTTTACACATTGTTTTTTAATAAATGAAACACTAGAAAACATTGGAGTGTACATAATATAACACATATAACACATTGTAGCTAAGTGTATGGCAAATCAACCACACGTCATCTGACCAACGTCAAAATGATTAGTTCATTCTAATGGACCTTTAAATTTATTGGTCCTTAAATTGGACAAACGTTAATGGACTACTAATGTTATTAGATTGAAAATTTGATCTCGTCTTATGCGACAACAATTGTTTCTAAGTCTGATTTAGTGAAATCGGGGGTGTGGTTTGTGGTCTCAGTTAACTATAGTAGCAGTATTAATCAACATCATTAAAATGTTTTATCGCCCTTTATCTTTGGCATTCTTACCTTATTTTGTTGGGAAAATATGGAGTTTCTTAAGATTTGTTGTCTTTGTCGTTTGTCACGTGTTAATCTACACCATTTACAATGATGACATGTCATTAAGCATGGAATGGTTGTTTCTTTGGGAACCATAGTTGTAATTATTATTCAGTGATTGCATCTCTAATAATGTGGTCTTCGTTTACTAGTTGATAAACGAATCttcaattttattgttttttaactaTTGGAACTTCGCCCTTACGACCACCTTTCTTGAGGAAAAATGTGTGTATAAGTACTTGGAAAATTGTGCTTCTCCCCTTTCTTCATTTGGTTTTATTGATATAAAATTTGTGTGAATTGATGTCTTCAAATTTTGTATATTGTATATGTGTGTTCCACCATTGTTGAATGTAGAATGTTTTAGAGATATGAGTATTTGATGAATTGGTGGTCAATTAGTGTGTTTATTTATAGAATTAGGGCTTGATAAGAGTGGGATTTGATTTGAGAAAAGTATGATTGAAATAAGTTATTTTTGTGTTAAGAAGTGTTTTGATGGTTTTATAACAGTAAAAGTCTTTCCATGTGCGTTAAAAACTGGCTTTTAGGCAAAAACAACCATTGGAGTTGACCCATACGTGTTTGGAGTCAACCCCAAACCAACAAAAAAGGAATTTTTAAAACCTGCATTGTAAGAGTCGATCCATATGTGTTGGGAATCGACCCATAGCTGGCAGGAGTTGACCCATAGGGGCTGAGAGTCGACCCTAAACTCCTAGAATGCATGTTTTGTCTTTTGTTGTATTCCCCAATGATTTTGGCCATAACTTTTAATTGGTAAGTCCAAATGAGTTTTCATTTGAAACATTCGAAAGTTAATGCAGTTGACCATCAAATGGAACTAGTTTAAAGGGCTAAATGTGTTATGGTAACATGAATAGTTGATGAGAATCATGCTTATTTGTTTATGTTATCTCGTGATGATGTATGATGTTGAAAATGTTAATTATAATTGGTTAACGATGTAAATATTGAATATTGATAATGTTGTTATAATGGTGTGGTTATAATAATGTTatgttgaagatgcttatatgtgTCGTTAATGAATTATTGAGTATGAATAATTGTGGTGATTGTTAAGGATGTTGCATATTTAATTATACATAtaccgtgtttatgttgattattTTGTTGGTGGCATACACGACCAGAAGAGGGGCTAATGTGTATGTGTTGTTGTTGCATGTTGACCATGCATTCATGTTGTCGAAACTTAGGTTCTTTTTGGTGAGCCTCGATCCTATGGTGATGGATCGGTGCGAGTAACTAATTCCTATTATAAGGGATTGATGAAGCGTTACAATGCCTATGGTGATGATGGCGATTTTTGTGTGCTCCAGTTCCATTAGGTAGGGAATATGATCTTATGGCGGGGATCGAGGAGCGATATGAACCTGAGTGTTCATATTTGGCACCACATGCATGTCGAGCCGGTGTTGAGTATATTGCATAAGTGTTGCATTTGTATTGattgttgttgatgtgttgtTGGATGAGAATACTTAATATGTTGTATTGATTGAGTAATGTGTATGTGGTTGTTATGTGATAATCTACTTTTCCTTGCTTTCACCATTAATTATTGAAGTGTATTCTCACCCCTTGCTTTAATGTTATCCACCATGGACAACTTGTAGATACTCAAGAGTAACATTGCTAAAGTAAGTCTAATATAGCTCTTGGAGTGACATTTGTTAGTTTATCGTTTTATTAGTATGATcttgctctgatcatgtaacatcaGGCTCAAAACGTCTGATTTCACTAGTTTCACTATGCTTCAATTTTCTTTAAGTTGATTTCCTTGTTTTGTCGAAGCTTGTAATTAACCTGTTGAACCATTGGATATTTGTTGAGAGTTGAATAATGTAACTCTTCCTTTTGCTTATGTTATGAAAGTTAGAGTTTACAAGACTAAATATCATGAGTtgaaatattgttttatttgttttgttaatgGTTATGTTGCGATGATATCCTAAGTGAACGTGAGCATGCGATGACAGGATTCAATTGTTATGCTTAACCCGTGTTACGAAGTAGACTATGTTTAATTGTGCGTGACACCCTAAATGATTGTATTTGGTTTAATTAAATTCTATGATCATTTATTTGTggggtttagggtgttacattaagCACCATTACTTAATTAACAACCTGTCAAGCATCATCTCTTGAACAACATATCAAACACTAACACTTGATCAACAACTTGTCAAGAACCATCACTTGAACCAACACAACCTTGAACAACAAGACTGGTGAAGACTTCTCCTAAGAGCGTGTTCAACATCAAAACCAAATCAACAAGTTGTTGTACTCTTCACAcatgcaagcacatagatccatatGATACCCCTTTTGTTGATGACGGTACGTCTCTCAAGAGGTGGACAGACAAATAAACAAAGATAATAAAATTTGGAGTGGTTAAACTCTCTCTGACAAATATAAAAAGTATATTGTACTCTCTACGAGATTATGTTTCTCCCTATTAGACATTATTAGATAGGAGggaaaaataaatagataaatatagCAAGAATTCGAACACATAGATCATCAAAAGCATGCTCAAACCTTTAAAAGGAAAATACTATTCATTAATTAAAGTAAGTGAATTCAAAGTATGGAAGGTAAATAACTTGGAATAAAAAGACTCTAAAAAATAGGAAACACATAAGTGAGATAACTACTTAGTATCCACATCATAATCAGTGAACAACCCAAGAGGCAAGTATATTATATCTTGAGTAAATAACTTGGAATAAAAAGACCCTAAAAACTAGGAAACACATAAGTGAGACAACTAAAAAAATATTGTCATATTTTGCCTTTTGATGACTTCTTAGATAAGGGCTTCAACATAGAGTTTTCTAGGGATCTCAAAGTCTAAATCATCTAGATTTTCAGAGACTTCTTGTTGATGAGACAGTGTTAATGCCTGTTGATCAACataatttttttcttccttttggaggCTTTTGAAATATCTCCTCATTTACAATTTTTAAGTGCATTTTCCCTAATATAGTCTTTCTTATTATCTTTCCATCTTGTTATGCTTATTCTCTTTCAAGGGTACACCTTACATTTTCCAAGATTTCTGTTGTAAAATTAACATGTGGTAGACACAATCATTTCTTTTTACTTCCTAACATGTGATGGATCACTGCACTTTCCCAACGTGTCTCAAACTTTATTAGCAAGTAACCATACTACGGTAAAGTCAGGTTTGGTTAGATGACTAAAGTTGCTATTTTTTGAAATAAGAATATGGTTTGTCACATAGTGAATGAGACAAATATCTGAGCGTACGGGTCCCATGGTGAATGGAGAAGAAATACCGGATTTTGGATTTAACATAAAGTATGAGGCGAAAATCTCATAGTTGTTATTTTTACCTTCCAATGGTTAATTTGGTTTGAAGAGAGGTCTGGTAAAGGGTAGATCCAGAACTTTAGTAAACTCTTCCAATTGCTTGAATATTTTGTGCTTTTTGACTTCAGATGAGATGATTCCAATCATGTAATAGAGATTATCGTAGAACATCTTTACCAATGATGGATACACCTTTCTAGGTAAATTGTTGATAAAAACTCTTAAGATTTTATTCTTTAAAATTCTCAAAGAACTCACAGTTTTGAAACACACTTATATCCAAGGAATGAAAAATTATGATACTTCTACTTAATAAATATTAGAAGAATCttctttcttgttttttagaTGAGAATTCATCTTAGAGGTAGGCTGAAGTGGCAATTATCAATCTCTTGGATTCCATGACGATGATAACGGTACAGAGTAGAGACTCATTCAAGAACACAGagaaagaaacaagaaacaaatgCAAAATAATGAATAAGAGCATACCTTTATATAATGTTGTTTTAGGACTTATTTTCGTGATAAAATCCGTGAATTTATTGGTGTTTGCTCCATAAACGACGGAGTGAAGAAATTAGTCTTCCTTCTAATTAAACACGAGCTTGAAGCGATTAGTCCCCAAGCTAAACTAAGATTTTCTACGGACTTATCTCGAACCAATCAGCAGTTTTGAACGTGCTATTCTCCGAACCAATTTGGGAATTTAAATCGGTTTGATCTCAAACTGATTTAAGGTTTTAAACAAATTGACCACAAACCAAGTTGAGATTTTAAACCGAGATGATCTTGAACCGAGTTGAGATTTTAATCTGGGGTGATCTAAAACTGAGTTAAGATTTTAAACTGAGATGATCTCGAATCGAAGTAACATTTTACACAAGTTGAGCTTACAAACTAAACCAACGACTTACCTAAACCCCCAAACAAAGCTTTTAACGGGTTTATCTTTGAACTTAAACAAATACTCCCCTAAGGATAAATTATTCAACCAAGAGAAAAATATTCCTTAGTGAATTTGTAAAACACCCTTTCCGTAATACAAAATTCCTCAACAAACACAAAGACTTTCTTGTAGCGCTACAATTAATTTAAATAGAGATTAAgtataaaatatttatagagagaGTGGGGAGTGAGATAGAGAATCAGTTTCTGGATGTGAAGATGTGAAGGAAGGGGCCTCGATTATATAGGCTTGAGGCTGGCACGAGAAAGGAAAGATTTATTGCCAAAATTGTTTTAATCGATTGGCTCATAAGCCCAATCGATTGGGAGCACTAAATAATTGATTGCAAAGGCTCAAAATGGAAACAATGGATACCGAGACGTTTCTCATCATTAAGATGTCATCACAATCATTTATGGATAATGTTTGCATTGACACGATCAATTGAGTAAATATACCAATCAATTGGACAATTCCTAATTTTGTCCAAAATAATTATGAGAGTTCATGATCCATCTGACacgatttcaaaatatttttgggatgtTTAGTTTGAGAAGAATAACCTTTAAAACTTGTTTAAATGTGCGTGTGTGTGTGATTTATCCATATAACTTTGCGAAAATGCCTTTGTGTTTTTACAAAACACGATTTACTTATATGCAACTGGAAGAGCTTTcacacacttcctctctttcacacttTAAAACTCCAAGAATTAAATAAACCAATAATATAAGCACTCGATTTGATATTCTTGGAGATGAGGCTTGATATATCTTAAAGTTGAATGCCATCATCAAAGGATGTTTGCAATGTTCATCAAACCATGATTTGTTTGTCTGCATCTTTGACAACTTATCTTACTTGCTTAACTTGATGCTTTTGATTCTATCAAAGGTTTCTTCTTCACAAATGAACCTAATTTGCATCGAAGTTGTCATACAAGTTGACTTTTTAGTTGTCATCATTAAAAGCACATCACTAAAGGCAAACCTTAATTGTCATATTTTGACTTTGATCACTTCTTCAAATAGCCTGCAAAACATTATTCTACATTCTCCCCATTTTTAACGATGACAACGCATCTCTCAGGGAGTTGGTGAAAGGAAACAAGTTAGATATGTATTTGGAGTGGCTAAAAACTTAAAATACCCCTCAATTAAGTAGATAGTATACTCTACTCCTCCTGAGGGTatacttctccccctttgacaaaataaaaaagtaaatgaTGCGTTGCGATAATTTAAATATGCAAACATATAGTTACATAGGCATTTTGAAAGGGGGAATAACATAGTCTATTGATTTAAATCACACTGGAAATGAAGTACAAAAAGTAGGAAATTATAGGAATTGAGAAGAATGTGAAAAATAGGAACACATACGCATTTAGAAGCTAAGACATATGAATGAAACTACTCGTTTCCATAAGTATCACCATTCTTTATAATGATCTTATTGATATTTGTCACATCTTTGGCCCAATTCTGACATATCTCTATGATTTTGTTGATTATTGTGTCCTTTGATTCCTCTAAGTCCTCTTCTTCATCTACTGagttgtcatttaattttacatGTTTGATGCGAATCTTCATGTTCCTGAAGGAGGAGTAATCAATCTTATTATTGTTGGATGACTCTATTGCTTCTCCCATGGTATCAATGTTGAAGGCGCCCAAAATTTTAATGATTATTGCTCTATATGGAAGTCCTAATGACTGATTTTCTTTAGAGGTGATCATAGGGATAAAATCTTGAAGACTTTCAACACTTTAAACACTTATTCACGTTGTTGTTTTGCAAAATACATCAAATTCAAAGGACTATTTCACAAATAACTTCTGTAACATTTTTCAACATTGACACAAGTTTCAAGATTAAATTTTTAACTGTGTCATTTTAGGTTATTATTTTGTTTACTTTTCTATTTTCAACTCAACCTTAGAAATAAATTATGAATCAAGCATCACAAATTGTTAACATCTTTGTagtttcttattttatatattttactaGATTAAACTATTtagattattataatcaaatttaatataatagacatctatttataatattaaattacaaGTTTTATTCTCAATTCAATTCCACATCAATATATTGTAGTTTTACCAATAcattttatgattaaaaaagaaaagaaagaatgatATTTCCTTATATCTAACTAGTTCAAATGAGAGAATAAACTACACTCTTAGCTTTACAAATAACATATAGGAACATAAATAAATATCTATGAGACACATAGTATGATATTCGTGTTAGTTCTATTGGATAAATATGGTATTCATATCCACTCCATTTTCGTGCAAATATATGCTAAACGGATAATCCATGGATTTTAAGGTATCTGTGGATATTTACAGATATAatactatttttctaaaattatggaaaatagttttttttttgaacatgGAAAATATAGAggataataaactaataatatttaagtaatttttatattttattaacgaATACGATATCCGCGAGCACGAGTAACATTAAACCAGTATTCATATCAATTTGGATCCTCAGCAGCCAAGAATGTGGCAGCCATTTGTGCAGCACATTATTGGCCATTAGATTCATCAAGTAAATGATTCCCATAAATATTCTaattgttttaataattaataaaaatattaatcaaaaaggtaattaattatcataaaatcaaatattctatgtctcattaattaatttaacaaagattgataattcaattttatatttttgtttaaatatattttttattcttttaaatacaccaacttttatttttaattcatagataatatcaatcaatttttaatttaacataacttaattatttaatttatattaatttatttgaagttttaaaatgaatattaaattgatgatttaaatattaaatatttaaattaaaaaccaCATAACTAAATTAACAATTGATAAAATCACATaactaaatatttaaattgaacTTTAATATTATGTTCTATATTTTTTATACTATTGttcagtttttaaatattttgttctttattttaatatttgtttgatATACTAATGTTTTTATtcctaatttattatttttgtttgatttattagtttatttttctcaattttgAGGTTTGCTCTTACTCCTTTAATCAATTAGTTTTAAACTTCTGttctatatattttttacatattttaataatattgtatTGTTCttaaatactttttttattattttattttaatattttgatctatatttttaaaatttttttaatttaattagaaattgattttaaatttaaattcataaatcttttactagtaaagagaaatatcaatttattttaatttaaatatttaatatttaaatcatcattttaatattcattttaaaacttcaaaaaacttaatataaattattaaaatggaAGTAAAATTAGTATTGAAAAATTTAAATgaactaaaatttaaaattattttttaaatgagttaaaaacaaaaaatatataaactgcCAGTTATgttaaattaaaaattgattgatattatctatgaattaaaaataaaagttggttttaaaagaataaaaaatatatttaaacaaaaatataaaattgaattATCAATCTTTGGTAAATTAATTAATGAGACATATAATATTTGATTTCAGGATAATTAATTACCTTTTtgattaatatttttatcaattattaaAACAATTAGAATATTTATTGGAATCATTTATTTGATGAATCTAATGGCGAATAATATGCTGCACAAATGGCTGCCACATTCTTGGTTGCTGGATCCAAATTGGTATTCATATCTATTAAGaaactaatatttaaatatttatttattttaggctaaattacagttttagtccccctgttttggtattttcacgattttggtccccctattttctttttaaacagttttagtcccccatcccaattttgttcataaacagtgcatgatccgtacatgaacagtacatgacggtacatgaacagtacataaCCAGTTGgttcaaaattgggatgggggaccaaaactgtttaaaaagaaaatagggggaccaaaatcgtgaaaatgtCAAAAACAggaggaccaaaactgtaatttagcctttatTTTATCTGCAAATATCTATTGAATTAAACTATTCACCCCTTCCGTGTAATAAATTTTATAGACGGTATGAATATTTTTTGCCAACCCAAATAAcatctttcaatttttttcttctctttcattTTCCTTCCTCACAAACCAAACATAGCTAAAACCACAACTCACCCcaatttttattttcatcttctgagaaaaaaaaaagtgtcgCCACCATGACAGATCCTTCACGCCACCATTGTTAACTTGCCAAGTATCTTCTCTCACCACAGTCCCCACCATCCTCCACCAGCAGGTAACCCACTCTCCAGGTAGCAACCATTTGAGAATTATTGATTAAATACAAAGAGAATCAATTAGTAGGGTTTAACCAAGGTTTTATTCATCAATATAAATCATAGAATGGAGGAGTTGTCAAAGAACCAGATTTTCGCTGTTCACGGGATTGCTGGTGCTGGGTCAATAGCTTTAGCCACAGCTTTCACCTATCCTCTTGATACTATCAAAGTCCTCATTCAGGTTCTAATTTCATCAACTTGTTCTAACTAACAACTACCAATGTGGTTATGCTTATATCAATTTTTTGCTTGTTAATTCAAAAGGTTGGTTCTAGTGCTGGTAAAGAATTGAATGCTAACCAGGTTGTTACGAGGGTAATCTCCGTGTCTGGTAATGCAGGTAt contains:
- the LOC131607757 gene encoding large ribosomal subunit protein eL42, producing the protein MVNVPKTKKTYCKNKECKKHTLHKVTQYKKGKDSIAAQGKRRYDRKQSGYGGQTKPVFHKKAKTTKKIVLRLQCQSCKHVSQHAIKRCKHFEIGGDKKGKGTSLF